TCCGTGTCGATGGCGTGGCACGAACGGGGCCATGGCGACCTGGCGCAACGCTGGTTCCGGCAGAAACTGCTGGAGCATGTCGCCAGTCAGGCGCGAACGCGGCCGCTGTAGAGGCCGCGGCCCTGTACCTGCCCGATGTGCCGCGCGACCTGCTGCCTGACGTGCGGTGAGTTCTAGCCGATGAACGAATCGAACTGCACCTCGAACTCCTGCAGCGCCTTTTGCGCGTTCTGCATTTTTCGCCGGAATTCCGGCCCGCGCTGGAGCGCCAGGCCCACGGCCAGCACGTCGATGACCACGAGGTAGGCCAGCCGCGCCGAGATCGGCGTGTAGGGATCGGTGTTGAAGATCAGGTCGATCGGAATCAGCACCGTGCCCAGGTCGGCCAGCGGCGTACCCGAGGGCGCCAGCACGATCACGTCCGCGCCGCCGTCGCGCGCCAGCTGCGCCGAGCGCACCAGCGCCGGGCTGTTGCCGCGCTGCGAGATGGCGACCAGCGCATCGCCCTTGCGCAGCAGCGCCGCGGCGATGTTGTGGATGGCCGGATCGGAATAGGCGACCGTCGGTACGCCCGAGCGGAAGAATTTATGCTGCGCGTCGGCCGCCACGATGCCCGACGTGCCTTGCCCGTAGAACTCGATCTTGTTCGCCAGCGACAGGATGTCCAGCGCGCGCTGCACCGGCTCGTGGTGCAGGTTGTTGCGCAGGTCGAGCAGCGTGTTGATCGAGCGGCTGCAGATCTTGTTGATCAGGTCCGCGGCCAGGTCGTCCTGCGACGGTGCCTCGTTCAGGCCGGGCAGGGCAACGGCCAGGCCCTGCGCCAGCTTCAGCTTGAACTCGTGCCAGCCGTCGTAGCCCAGCGTGCGGCAGAACCGCACCACGGTGGGCTCGGACACCTGGGCGCTTTTCGCCAGCGCCGTGATGTTCGAGCTCACCGTGCGCGACGGATTGTCGAGCACGGCCAGTGCCACCTTGCGCTCGGATTTCGACAGCGAATCGAGCTGGGTGCGGATGGAATCAAGCAGCATTTACGTATCAACCATCAAAAGTGAAGCAGGGGGTGAAGCAGGGGTTTCGCAGAGCATGCTCTGCGCCTGCGAAACGCCGGAGCCATGCAGGGCTCCGGCTTCGCGAAGCATGCTTCGCGCCTGCGTAACGGCCTGGCCTTGCAAGGCCAGGCTCCTTGCTCCCCATTATTAGTCTTCAGGGAGCGCTTCTTCGCGCCACTGCAGGCCATCGCGGCCGATCAGCGCCGACGAGGCGGCCGGCCCCCACGTGCCCGACGTGTACGGCAGCGGCGCCGTGTCGTCCTGTTCCCAGTTGGTCAGGATCGGCTCGACCCATTCCCATGCCGCTTCCAGCTCGTCACCGCGCATGAACAGCGTCAGCTGGCCGCGCAGCACGTCGAGCAGCAGGCGCTCGTAGGCGTCCATGCGGGGAGCCTTGAACGATTCGCGGAAATCCAGCTCCAGCTCGGCCGGTTTCAGGCGCATGCCTTCGCCCGGCGTCTTCGCCATCAGGTTCATGCGCAGGCCTTCGTCCGGCTGCAGGCGGATCACCAGCGAATTGGGCTGGAAGCTCGACGTGGGCTGCTGGAAGATCGAGTGCGGGATCTGCTTGAAGCGCACCACGATCTCGGCCAGGCCGTCGGCCATGCGCTTGCCGGTGCGCAGGTAGAACGGCACGCCGGCCCAGCGCCACGTGTCGATCTCGGCTTTCATCGCCACGAACGTTTCGGTGCGCGAACCCTGCGGCGCATCGGGTTCGTCGCGGTAGCTCGGCACCGGCTGGCCGTCGACGTGGCCGGCGCGGTACTGCCCGCGCACGATATTCTGGGCCAGCGTGGTCGGCGTGAAGCGTTTCAGCGAACGCAGCACCTGCAGCTTGGCGTCGCGCACGGCATCCGGCGACGTCGATGCCGGCGGTTCCATCGCCACGATGCACAGCAGTTGCAGCAGGTGGTTCTGCAGCATGTCGCGCAGCGCGCCCGAGGTGTCGTAGTAGCCGATCCGGTTGCCCACGCCCAGTTTCTCGGCGATGGTGATCTGCACGTCGGAAATCCATTCGCGGCGCCACAGCGGCTCGAACAGGATGTTACCGAAGCGCAGCGCCAGCAGGTTCTGTACCGTTTCCTTGCCCAGGTAGTGGTCGATCCGGTAGATCTGCGATTCCTCGAACACTTCGCCCACTTCCCGGTTGATCTGCTTGGCGGACGCCAGGTCGCGGCCCAGCGGCTTTTCCAGCACCACCCGTGAATTCGGCGTGACCAGGCCGTTTTCCTTCAGGTTGTCGCAGATCTGCGCGAACAGCGCCGGCGGCGTGGCCAGGTAGTACACGCGGTTCAGCGCCGGATCGGGGCGCAGCGCCTCGGCCAGCGCCCGGTAGGTGGACGAATCGGTGGCGTTCAGCGCCACGTACACGATGCGTTGCGTGAAGCGTTCCCAGTTCTCGGGCGTCACCTTCGGCGACTTGATGTGCGGCCGGGATGTCGAATTGACCATCCCGATGAATTCTTCCGTGGTGTTGTCGTGCCGGCCCACGCAGACGATGCGCGCGGTGGGCGGCAGGTCGCCGCACACGTCGCGCGAGAACATCGCGGGCAGGAGTTTGCGCATCGCGAGGTCGCCGCTGCCGCCGAACAGAACCAGGTCAAAATCGGAAAGTGCCATGATGGGTATCGTCTAATGGTCGTGAAAACTTACTACCGAAAAAGCAATTTTTGACGAAAATATACTACAAATTCGTCAAGCTTGCAGCTCAGGACGGCGCTGGTCAGGGCTGGTAGGCCGGCTGTACCAGCCCCGCCACCGGCACGCGCACCGACAGCACGCGGCCCGACAGCGGACATTGTTCCAGCTCCGCGGCCGGGCGCTTGCCGGCCGTCGTGATATACAGCGTGCGCAGGTCGTCGCCGCCGAATGCCACCATCGTCGGGCAGCGCACCGGCAGCGCGATCACGTCGAGCTCGTCGCCGGAAGGCGACAGCTTGACGATCCGCCCGCCCTCGAACAGCGCCACCCAGTAGTTGCCTTCGCTGTCGACGGCGGCGCCGTCGGGCCGGCCGCCGTAGCCGTTGTCCTTGTCCATCGAGAACTGGCGCATTTCCCGCCCGTTCGATACGGCGCCGGCGGCAAGGTCGAAGTCGTAGCGCGTGATGCGGTGCGAGGTCGTGTCGGCGTGGTACATCGTGCGATTGTCGGGGCTGAACGCCAGGCCGTTCGAGTTCGTCATGCCGCCGGACCAGGCCAGGCGTACCGCGCCTTTTTCCAGCACGTACATCTCGGCGGCCGGCTGGTCGCGCGGTTCGTAGATCGTGCCGACCCAGAAGCGGCCCGCCGCATCCGGTTTGCCGTCGTTGAAGCGCGCTTTCGCGCGGTCGAACGGGGAGGGCGCGATCTCGACGGTGGCACCGGTGCCCGTATCGAGATGGACGAAGCCGGCGCGCGTGGCGACCACCAGGCCGCCGGCCGCATGCCGCGCCAGCGACGACGGTTCGGTCGCCATGGACCACGACGTGTGCGCACCGGTATCTGGAGCGAGCCGGTGCACGGCCAGGCCGTCGATATCCACCCAGTACAGCGCATGTTCGCCGGGCACCCACAGCGGGCCTTCGCCCACCTGCATCGCGCCATCGAAGGCGACGGCAACCGCGTGATCAGTCATGGATCTTCGCTCCCTTGGCCATCACGATCAGGCCATTGGTCGAGCTGTCGTGCGCGGCCGGGTCGACGGCGCCTTCCAGCTCGGCCTGGATCTTTTTCGCCAGGACCTTGCCCAGCTCCACGCCCCACTGGTCGAAGCTGGCGATGTCCCACAGCACGCCCTGCACGAACGTCTTGTGTTCGTAGAGCGCGATCAGCGCGCCCAGCGTGGCCGGCGTCAGGTGTTCCATCAGGATCGTGTTCGACGGGCGGTTGCCCGGGAACGTGCGGTGCGGTACCAGTTCGTCGATCTTCGCTTCGGGCAGGCCCTGGGCGGCCAGCTCGGCGCGCACCTCATCGGCCGTCTTGCCCTTCATGAACGCTTCCGACTGCGCGAAGCAGTTGGCCAGCAGCGCATCGTGGTGGCCGGCCAGGTCGTGCGTGGGCAGCAGCGCGGCGATGAAGTCGATCGGCACGATGTCGGTACCCTGGTGCAGCAGCTGGAAGTAGGCGTGCTGCGCATTCGTGCCGCACTCGCCCCACACGACCGGGCAGGTGGCGGTGTCGACGGGCTGGCCGCCTTTCGTCACGCGCTTGCCGTTGCTTTCCATGTCCAGCTGCTGCAGGTAGGCGGGGAAGCGGTTCAGGTCCTGGTGGTACGGCGCGATGGACAGCGACGCGGCGCCGATGAACTCGCGGTTCCAAAAGCCGGTCAGGGCCAGCAGCACCGGCATGTTCTGCTCCAGCGGGGCGGTGCGGAAATGCTCGTCCATCGCATGCGCGCCGGCCAGGAACGTCTCGAAATAGCCGAAGCCCACCGCCAGCGCCACCGGCAGGCCGATCGCCGACCATACCGAGTAGCGGCCGCCCACCCAGTCCCAGAACGGGAACATGTTGTCCGGGTCGATGCCGAATTTCGTGACCGATTCGGTATTGGTGGAAACGGCCACGAAGTGCCGCGCCAGGTGTTCTTCCTTGCCTTCGCACAGGAACCAGCGGCGCGCGGTCTGCGCGTTGAGCATCGTCTCGGCAGTCGTGAAGGTCTTCGAGGCCACGATGAACAGCGTGGTTTCCTGATTCAGGCCGGTCAGCACCGCGTCCATGTCGTGGCCGTCCACGTTGGAGACGAAGTGCATCGACAGGCGCGGATGGGCGAACGAGCGCAGTGCCAGCACGGCCATCTTCGGCCCCAGGTCGGAACCGCCGATGCCGATGTTGACGATGTCGGTGATCGGCTTGCCGCTGTAGCCCAGCCAGTTGCCGCTGCGAACCTTGTCGGTGAAGGTCCTGATGCGGTCGAGTACCGCGTGCACGTCGCCGTTCACATCCTGGCCGTCGACGACGAGCTGCTTTCCGCGCGGCATACGCAGTGCGGTGTGCAATACGCTGCGTTGTTCGGTAAGATTGATTTTTTCACCAGCGAACATGGCGTCGCGCTGCGCTTCCACGCCGCGCTCGCGCGCCAGGTCCGTCAGCAGTTCCAGCGTGCGCTGCGAAATGCGGTTCTTGGAATAATCGAGGAACAGGCCCGCGGCATCGACCGTGAGGGCGGGAAAGCGCTGCGGCTCGGCGGCGAACAGATCGCGCAGGTGCCAGTCCTTGGCATCGGCGGCATGGGATTGAAGGGCCTGGTAGGCGGCGGTGGTGGTAAGCAGAGGCTGGCGCATGAGGCATATGTGTCAGTTTTGGATAGAAGAACTATACAGGAAAATGCGGTAAATTCACTACGCTATACTCCTCAAACCGGCAAAAAAACCTGCCATTCATGCCACTGTCCGGCCAGATTGTGCCGGGTGGTTGGCTCGAACATCGAGCAGGCAGCACGCCCTTCGCCTTCTGTAGTAAAATTTCGGGAATTCATCGATAAGGAAGCATAATGGCCTTGCACCCAGTCCTCGAACAAGTCACTGCGCGCATCATCAAGCGCAGCCGTCCGTCGCGCGGCGCCTACCTGGCGCATCTCGAAGCGGCCCGCATCAAGGGCCGTCCCCAGCGCAGCACGCTGGCCTGCACCAATCTTGCCCACGGCTTTGCCGCCTTCCCGGCGAACGACAAGCTGGTGCTGAAAGAGGTGAAAAAACCCTCCGTGGCGATCGTGTCGGCCTATAACGACATGTTGTCGGCGCACCAGCCGTTCGAGCACTTCCCCGCGCTCATCAAGGATGCGGTGCGCGAAGTGGGCGCGGTGGCGCAGTTCGCCGGCGGCGTGCCGGCCATGTGCGACGGCGTGACGCAGGGCCAGCCCGGCATGGAACTGTCGCTGTTCTCGCGCGATGCGATCGCGATGAGCACGGCGATCGCCATGTCGCACAACATGTTCGACGCGGCGGTCTACCTGGGCGTGTGCGACAAGATCGTGCCGGGCCTGGTCATCGGCGCGCTGCACTTCGGCCACCTGCCGGCCGTGTTCGTGCCGGCCGGCCCGATGACTTCCGGCCTGTCGAACAAGGAAAAGGCGGCGATCCGCCAGCGCTACGCGCAAGGCAAGGCCACCCGCGAGGAACTGCTGGAAGGCGAGTCGCAGTCGTACCACGGCCCGGGCACCTGTACCTTCTACGGCACCGCGAACAGCAACCAGATGCTGATGGAGGTGATGGGCCTGCACCTGCCGGGCGCCGCCTTCATCACGCCGTACACCGAACTGCGAGACCAGCTGACCGCGGCCGCCGCGCAGCGCGCCGCGCAGATCACGGAACTGGGCAACGAATACATCCCGGTGGGCCACGTCGTCGACGAAAAGTCGATCGTCAACGCGATCGTGGCGCTGCTGGCCACCGGCGGTTCGACGAACCACACGCTGCACCTGCCGGCGATCGCGCGTGCGGCCGGCATCCTGATCGACTGGGACGATTTCAACGACCTCTCGGCCGTGGTGCCGCTGCTGGCGCGCATCTACCCGAACGGCGAAGCCGACGTGAATCACTTCCACGCGGCCGGCGGTACCGGTTTCATCATCCGCGAACTGCTCGATGCCGGCCTGCTGCACGAGGACGTGACCACGATCCTCGGCAAGGGCCTGCGCAACCACTGCAAGGAAGCCTTCCTGGGCGAAGGCGGCAAGGGCGTGGTCTTCCGCGATTCGCCGGCCGTATCGGGCGACGACAAGGTGGTGCGCACCGCCGCCGAGCCTTTCTCGAAGGACGGCGGCATGGTCAAGGTGGAAGGCAACCTGGGCCGCGCGATCATGAAGGTGTCGGCCGTGAAGGTGGAGCACCGTACCGTGGAAGCGCCGGCGCTGGTGTTCAACTCGCAGGAAGATTTCATGGCCGACTACAAGGCCGGCAAGCTCGATCGCGACTTCGTGGCCGTGATCCGCTTCCAGGGCCCGCGCGCCAACGGCATGCCGGAACTGCATTCGCTCACGCCCGCGCTGGCGAACCTGCAGGATGCGGGCCGCAAGGTGGCGCTGGTGACCGATGGCCGCATGTCCGGCGCTTCCGGCAAGGTGCCGGCGGCGATCCACGTGTCGCCCGAAGTGCTGGCCGGCGGTCCGCTGGGCCTGGTGCGCGACGGCGACATCCTTACCGTCTGCGCCGCCACCGGCACGCTGGAAGCGAAGGTGGATTCGGACGTGTGGCACAGCCGCGCGCTGGCGCAGGCCGACCTGACGCCGAGCCACGTGGGCATGGGCCGCGAACTGTTCTCCATGTTCCGCAACAGCGTATCGGCCGCGGAGGCGGGCGCCGCCACGTTCCCGCTGCCGTCGCCGATCGATACCACCGTCGAATTGCACGGCGGTGACGACGTGGGCAACACCGTGCCCGGTTCCGATGAAGATTTCCTTGCCAAGAAAGCGTAAATGACCATGAACCTACTCGACATTATGCGTACCTCGGCCGTGATCCCGGTGATCGCGATCGATGATCCCGACCACGCCGTGCCCCTCGCGAAAGCACTGGTGGCGGGCGGCATCCGCGTGCTCGAAGTCACGCTGCGCACGCCCCACGGCCTGGGTGCCATCCGGGCCATGAGCGAAGTGGAAGGTGCGATCGTCGGCGTCGGCACGCTGACGCAGCCGGAAGAATTCGCCGCCGCGCGCGACGCCGGCGCCGTGTTCGGCGTGTCGCCCGGCCTGACCGATGCGCTGATCGCCGCCGCCAGGTCGTCCGGCCTGCCGCTGCTGCCGGGCGTGATGACGCCTTCGGAAGTGATGAAGGCGCGCGAGCAGGGGTTCAGGCAATTGAAGCTGTTCCCGGCCGTGCCGGCCGGCGGCATCGGCATGCTCAACGGTATCGGCGGCCCGCTGCCGGACGTGACGTTCTGCCCCACCGGTGGCATCTCGCAGGAAAACGCGCCGGCCTTCCTGGCGCTGAAGAACGTGGCCTGCGTGGGCGGCTCGTGGCTGACGCCGAAGGAAGCGATGAAGGCCGGCGACTGGGCGCACATCACGGCGCTGGCGAAGGCGGCCAGCGCACTGCGCGGCTGATTTTTCCCGCTTCATGACAACGGCGCCCGCGGGCGCCGTTTTGCATGGCGCTGTTCCGGCACGGCCGGCAACGATGGCGATTGCGCAGGAAGCGCTTGCCCGATAGCGTGGTAACAAGGGGCAGGCGGCGGCATCTTCCAGCGCGTCAAGCTGATTGGGCAACATAAAGCTGCCTGCCAGGCAAAATCCTTGCGCCCGATCAGAACGAACTCGCATCAGGTTTCTAAACTCGAGGATTACTCATTTCTGTTGAACGTTGAACACCCACGGCGGCCGTGGCCACCATGTTTGCGCCATGATTTGCACTTTACACATTGCGCCGTGTTCGATGCTTCGCGGTTTTCCCCGAAAGGACCTTCGATGCATGCTGTTTTCATCTCGACACGCCGCCATCCGCGGCTCGCACTGTTTGCTGTTGCGCTGGCGTTTGTCCTGGCGGCCAGTCTTGCCTGGGGTGGCATGCCATGGCTGCTGATGGTGCCGGTCACCTTCATGCTGGGCCGTTCCTACGGCACCGGGGCCGACCTGCAGGATATGTCGGGCCAGCCCCAGTATGGCGTGGGAGCGGCGCTGGCAGGGTTCACCCCGGCGCACCGCGATTGACCGCATGCGGCCGGATCGGTCCTGTTTCCGGATGCGCGATGAAAGCCGGCGATAAGCCGGTTTTATTATTTTATGCCAATGCATTATAGGCATGCCGTTCATGAATTAACATTTGCCTGATTTTCAAATATCCTCCCGCCCGTACCGACTATCTGTCGGGTTTCACAAAAAGTTCAATCGAGACAATACGTTGGCAGTGATTCAAGCTGTCGGATTTTTGCGACCGCTCCCACCGAATTGTTAAACGTCTTCTTGCGTCACAGCAATAAAACCTGCAATCATATGTTCCGAGCGATATGCAATCGAACGCATATCCGATTATCCAAAACGGTAATCGCCATGCCTTCTTAAACCCTTGGTCCACGAGACGGAGCGACGCGTGATGCGGCAACGCCCCCTGCAATCCTGTTTTACCCTGGCCCTGGCTTTCGCAGCCGGCTGCGCCATCGTGCCGCTGGCCGGCTGGCAATGGCACGGTTGGCTGATCGCCGCCGCGCTGCTGGCCGCCGGTGTTTTCGCTTTCGTCCATTGGGGCACCGCACCCGGGGTGGCAGCACGGCCGGACGACTACCTGGCCAGCCGCCGGCAGTTCGCCGAGCAGGTGTCCGGCGTATGGTCATCGCACATCGATGCGTCGCGCGGCCAGATGGAAACGGCCGTCGTGGCGCTGGTCGAGCGCTTTTCCGGCATCGTGTTCAAGCTGGAACAGGCACTGGCCGCCTCCGGCGCCGCGCGGCACCATGAAGGCGGCAGCATCGTCGAAGTATTCGCCGCCAGCGAAAAGGAACTGCGCTCGCTGCTGGACATGCTGTCCAGTGCCGCCGCCAGCAAGCAGCAGATGCTGCAGAAGATCGAAGGCCTGCAGCAGATCACGGCCCAGCTGCAGAAGATGGCGGCCGACGTGGCCAGCATCGCCTGGCAGACCAACCTGCTGGCGCTGAACGCGGCGATCGAAGCGGCGCGTGCCGGCGAGGCCGGCCGCGGCTTCGCGGTCGTCGCCAACGAGGTGCGGATGCTGTCGAACCGCTCGGCCGACGCGGGCAAGCACATCGCCCAGCAGGTCGGCCAGATCAGCGCGGCGATCGATGCCACCTGCAGCGCCGCCGGCGATTCGATGCGCGCCGAAGAGCACGCGGTGCAGGCCTCGGGCCAGATGATCGGCACCGTGCTGTCGTCGTTCCGCGGCGTGACGGATGCGCTGGTGCAGTCGTCCGACCTGTTGCAACAGGAAAGCGCCGGCATCAAGGCGGAAGTGGCCGATGCGCTGGTGCAGTTGCAGTTCCAGGATCGCGTGAGCCAGATCCTGTCGCACGTGCAGCAGAACATCGCACGCCTGCCGTCCTACCTCGACGAGCAGGCGCAGGCATCGGCGGCGCCATCGTCCGCCGGCCTGCAACCCCTCGATTCGCGCGCGCTGCTGGCCGAGCTGGAAAGCACGTACGCAATGGCCGAAGAACATACGCTTCACCTGGGCAGCGCCAAGCCGGCGCCGCAGCAGGATGAAGAAATCACATTTTTCTAGGAGCTTCACATGGCAAAAACCATCATGGTGGTCGACGATTCGATCTCGATCCGCCAGGTCGTCGGCATCGCACTGCGCCAGGCCGGCTATGACGTGATCGAAGGCCACGACGGCGTCGACGCGCTGGCCAAGCTGACGGGCCAGAAGGTCAACCTGATCATCAGCGACGTCAACATGCCGAACATGGACGGCATCAGCTTCGTCCGCGAGCTGAAGACCCGCCCCGCCTACAAGTTCACCCCGGTGATGATGCTGACCACCGAATCGCAGGCGGACAAGAAGGCGCAGGGCCAGGCGGCCGGCGCGCGCGCCTGGATGGTCAAGCCGTTCAAGCCGGACGCGCTGCTGGCGGCGGTGCAGAAACTGGTCATGCCGTAACGGCGCAAGGTTGTAACGAACGCTCCCGCCGACTGCGGGATCCATCGGGCTCCCGCCGACCGGCGGGATGCCATCCACGGAGAAACCACATGAGTATTGGCGAAGCGCGCCAGGGGCAGGCTGTTGCCCTGGCGGTCGAAGGCGAGCTGACGATCTACCGCGCGGCGGAACTGAAGGACGCGCTGCTGGACGCCGTGCGGCAGCACGCCGCGCCGGCGTTCGACCTGACCGCCGTGACCGAATTCGACAGCGCCGGCCTGCAACTGCTGCTGGTCGCGCGGCAGGAAGCCGCGAGCCTCGGCAAGGCACTGCGCGTGCAGGGCGCGAGCGCCGCCGTGCGCAACGTGTTCGAACTGCTCGGCGTGCCGTTCGACGGCATCGTGGAAACAACCGGCGAAGGAACCGCGGCATGAACATCGACCAGGTGATGCAGACCTTTATCGCCGAGAGCCGCGAGCTGCTCGAGCAGATGGAAAACGCCCTGCTGGCCGTGGCGCAGGACGGCGCCGAAGCGGTCAACGCGATCTTCCGCGCCGCGCACACGATCAAGGGATCGGCCGGCATGTTCGGCCTCGATGCGGTGGTCGATTTCACCCACGTGGCCGAGAGCGTGCTGGACAAGGTGCGCGACGGCGCCGTGCCGGTCGACGATGCGCTGGTGACGCTGCTGCTGGGCTGCTGCGACCATATCGGCCACCTCGTCGACGCGGTCGAGGCGGGCACGCTGGAAAGCGA
Above is a window of Pseudoduganella dura DNA encoding:
- the eda gene encoding bifunctional 4-hydroxy-2-oxoglutarate aldolase/2-dehydro-3-deoxy-phosphogluconate aldolase, translating into MTMNLLDIMRTSAVIPVIAIDDPDHAVPLAKALVAGGIRVLEVTLRTPHGLGAIRAMSEVEGAIVGVGTLTQPEEFAAARDAGAVFGVSPGLTDALIAAARSSGLPLLPGVMTPSEVMKAREQGFRQLKLFPAVPAGGIGMLNGIGGPLPDVTFCPTGGISQENAPAFLALKNVACVGGSWLTPKEAMKAGDWAHITALAKAASALRG
- the edd gene encoding phosphogluconate dehydratase, whose translation is MALHPVLEQVTARIIKRSRPSRGAYLAHLEAARIKGRPQRSTLACTNLAHGFAAFPANDKLVLKEVKKPSVAIVSAYNDMLSAHQPFEHFPALIKDAVREVGAVAQFAGGVPAMCDGVTQGQPGMELSLFSRDAIAMSTAIAMSHNMFDAAVYLGVCDKIVPGLVIGALHFGHLPAVFVPAGPMTSGLSNKEKAAIRQRYAQGKATREELLEGESQSYHGPGTCTFYGTANSNQMLMEVMGLHLPGAAFITPYTELRDQLTAAAAQRAAQITELGNEYIPVGHVVDEKSIVNAIVALLATGGSTNHTLHLPAIARAAGILIDWDDFNDLSAVVPLLARIYPNGEADVNHFHAAGGTGFIIRELLDAGLLHEDVTTILGKGLRNHCKEAFLGEGGKGVVFRDSPAVSGDDKVVRTAAEPFSKDGGMVKVEGNLGRAIMKVSAVKVEHRTVEAPALVFNSQEDFMADYKAGKLDRDFVAVIRFQGPRANGMPELHSLTPALANLQDAGRKVALVTDGRMSGASGKVPAAIHVSPEVLAGGPLGLVRDGDILTVCAATGTLEAKVDSDVWHSRALAQADLTPSHVGMGRELFSMFRNSVSAAEAGAATFPLPSPIDTTVELHGGDDVGNTVPGSDEDFLAKKA
- a CDS encoding SMP-30/gluconolactonase/LRE family protein; this translates as MTDHAVAVAFDGAMQVGEGPLWVPGEHALYWVDIDGLAVHRLAPDTGAHTSWSMATEPSSLARHAAGGLVVATRAGFVHLDTGTGATVEIAPSPFDRAKARFNDGKPDAAGRFWVGTIYEPRDQPAAEMYVLEKGAVRLAWSGGMTNSNGLAFSPDNRTMYHADTTSHRITRYDFDLAAGAVSNGREMRQFSMDKDNGYGGRPDGAAVDSEGNYWVALFEGGRIVKLSPSGDELDVIALPVRCPTMVAFGGDDLRTLYITTAGKRPAAELEQCPLSGRVLSVRVPVAGLVQPAYQP
- a CDS encoding SIS domain-containing protein, translating into MLLDSIRTQLDSLSKSERKVALAVLDNPSRTVSSNITALAKSAQVSEPTVVRFCRTLGYDGWHEFKLKLAQGLAVALPGLNEAPSQDDLAADLINKICSRSINTLLDLRNNLHHEPVQRALDILSLANKIEFYGQGTSGIVAADAQHKFFRSGVPTVAYSDPAIHNIAAALLRKGDALVAISQRGNSPALVRSAQLARDGGADVIVLAPSGTPLADLGTVLIPIDLIFNTDPYTPISARLAYLVVIDVLAVGLALQRGPEFRRKMQNAQKALQEFEVQFDSFIG
- a CDS encoding STAS domain-containing protein, encoding MSIGEARQGQAVALAVEGELTIYRAAELKDALLDAVRQHAAPAFDLTAVTEFDSAGLQLLLVARQEAASLGKALRVQGASAAVRNVFELLGVPFDGIVETTGEGTAA
- a CDS encoding methyl-accepting chemotaxis protein, which gives rise to MRQRPLQSCFTLALAFAAGCAIVPLAGWQWHGWLIAAALLAAGVFAFVHWGTAPGVAARPDDYLASRRQFAEQVSGVWSSHIDASRGQMETAVVALVERFSGIVFKLEQALAASGAARHHEGGSIVEVFAASEKELRSLLDMLSSAAASKQQMLQKIEGLQQITAQLQKMAADVASIAWQTNLLALNAAIEAARAGEAGRGFAVVANEVRMLSNRSADAGKHIAQQVGQISAAIDATCSAAGDSMRAEEHAVQASGQMIGTVLSSFRGVTDALVQSSDLLQQESAGIKAEVADALVQLQFQDRVSQILSHVQQNIARLPSYLDEQAQASAAPSSAGLQPLDSRALLAELESTYAMAEEHTLHLGSAKPAPQQDEEITFF
- the pgi gene encoding glucose-6-phosphate isomerase yields the protein MRQPLLTTTAAYQALQSHAADAKDWHLRDLFAAEPQRFPALTVDAAGLFLDYSKNRISQRTLELLTDLARERGVEAQRDAMFAGEKINLTEQRSVLHTALRMPRGKQLVVDGQDVNGDVHAVLDRIRTFTDKVRSGNWLGYSGKPITDIVNIGIGGSDLGPKMAVLALRSFAHPRLSMHFVSNVDGHDMDAVLTGLNQETTLFIVASKTFTTAETMLNAQTARRWFLCEGKEEHLARHFVAVSTNTESVTKFGIDPDNMFPFWDWVGGRYSVWSAIGLPVALAVGFGYFETFLAGAHAMDEHFRTAPLEQNMPVLLALTGFWNREFIGAASLSIAPYHQDLNRFPAYLQQLDMESNGKRVTKGGQPVDTATCPVVWGECGTNAQHAYFQLLHQGTDIVPIDFIAALLPTHDLAGHHDALLANCFAQSEAFMKGKTADEVRAELAAQGLPEAKIDELVPHRTFPGNRPSNTILMEHLTPATLGALIALYEHKTFVQGVLWDIASFDQWGVELGKVLAKKIQAELEGAVDPAAHDSSTNGLIVMAKGAKIHD
- the zwf gene encoding glucose-6-phosphate dehydrogenase; its protein translation is MALSDFDLVLFGGSGDLAMRKLLPAMFSRDVCGDLPPTARIVCVGRHDNTTEEFIGMVNSTSRPHIKSPKVTPENWERFTQRIVYVALNATDSSTYRALAEALRPDPALNRVYYLATPPALFAQICDNLKENGLVTPNSRVVLEKPLGRDLASAKQINREVGEVFEESQIYRIDHYLGKETVQNLLALRFGNILFEPLWRREWISDVQITIAEKLGVGNRIGYYDTSGALRDMLQNHLLQLLCIVAMEPPASTSPDAVRDAKLQVLRSLKRFTPTTLAQNIVRGQYRAGHVDGQPVPSYRDEPDAPQGSRTETFVAMKAEIDTWRWAGVPFYLRTGKRMADGLAEIVVRFKQIPHSIFQQPTSSFQPNSLVIRLQPDEGLRMNLMAKTPGEGMRLKPAELELDFRESFKAPRMDAYERLLLDVLRGQLTLFMRGDELEAAWEWVEPILTNWEQDDTAPLPYTSGTWGPAASSALIGRDGLQWREEALPED
- a CDS encoding response regulator, translated to MAKTIMVVDDSISIRQVVGIALRQAGYDVIEGHDGVDALAKLTGQKVNLIISDVNMPNMDGISFVRELKTRPAYKFTPVMMLTTESQADKKAQGQAAGARAWMVKPFKPDALLAAVQKLVMP